The genomic DNA TAAGCCTCAAACCACCCAAAGAAAGGGATCAGCTGAATCTCTGAAGTTAGCAAGGGAATGTGGGTGGGGAAGGAGCCTTAGTACATGGACTCCCCTTTCCACAAACAAAAATGGGATTTAAAGTGGAGCTCTGTTCATTCAAGATTCCCTGGTGTTCCCAGGAAGTTTCAGAGTGGTCTAAATTTGGTGTCTTGCCATGAAATCCCAATTTTCACAGAAAGATAGTGATTTAAAAGCTAGGACTTGGCCATCAGAGTGTCTTGGATTCAAATCTCAGTTGGGTCACCAAGAGCTGAGTCATCCTGTAAAGTTATTGGAAGAATTAAGCACAAAAAATAGAAGATGCTTGGCACAGAGGCTGGCACTCGACAGATGCCTGATCAACAGTAACTATTATTGCGATCGctctaatttgatttttttgttaacTGAAAGTCACATAGACACTCCTGCTTCTAAACTTTCAGTTCACGTCCCTCCTGTGAAAATAACGGTAAACACTtctaaaacaaagtcaaggaatTAACTCATCCACTTATTCAACAGACCTTTAACTGCAGGACTGCCACATGCAAGGTCACACGCATTAAGCACTGTGAAGTACTGAAAGGCAGTCCTTGATCACAAAGAGGCCAGGGACAAGCACAAAATGCTGAGCCTCAGTTGTGAACACACAACAACACAAGTCAGAGACAGAATCAAATGAAGGCAGACCCCTGGACACGTACGTCTTCCGAGAATTTGCAAGTCGCTGCTATCAGCTTGCTTTCTCGTGGTTCTCCCTTGTACCCTGAGAAAGGTGGGAGACACTAAAATTGTGGTTAACTGAAATACTGCTTTATTTTCAGTTATATTTGTAAATTCTTGGCTTGGAATATTCTGGCCTGGGGTCTtgccacaaacaaacaaacaacttttCTCTCATCAGAGTTGCAACGGAAGCAAGAAGAGATATATTCTGGGAAGATGGAGGGTTGTGAAATTTGAGAATCGGGTCAAAAAGCAAATGCTTCTTCCTTTTGGTTTTccagcacctactatgtgccagggaccTTGCGGGCATCACCTCACTCCATCCTTACAACAGGCCTCTGCAGTCACAAGTGTCATCAGCAACATATTACAGCCAAGGAATCTGAAGCCAAGGGAGGTTaaagcattttttcccccaagtaaaGAGTAGGCAGGAGGGAAGACAAAAGCCATACTTCTTTTCTCTGAGTTGAGCATGCGATCTGCTCACATATACACGCGAAGTTACTTACTGTTTGATTTTTATCACGGAGGGTCTccagtgtctgtgtctctgtcataaagaaaaaaaatagccaaCAAAATGGTTAAGAACGTTTTCTTTTATgaaagctttgtgtgtgtgtgtgtgtgtgtctaattcagtgctttttattattttcacaaaattgtgcaaccatctctataatctaattttagaacatttcagcTCTTTTatgtaagctttaaaaaaaaatcttaaaagatgcCTATAATCCTCTTTGAAATTAATTTTGCTCCGAACTCTTCACAATAATTAACTGGGAGGCTGACAAAACTTACACCTACACATCAACTTTAGGATGACCGCATTTGTTTCATCCAGATAATGAACCCAACTATTAATGTTCTATGAAGTAGAGACTTCTGCCAGGAAGACCTATTCTGAATATGTGGTTTGTTGTGTCCACAGGGCCCTAAAGGAGTCTGCAAAATTCCCACAACATTCATGACTTGGACTGTAATTAGACTTGGAAAGATAATGAAAGTTAATTTTCTTGAAAAAGTTTAACATTCACTCATTAAGGAGGGAGACGGGGTATTTAGtttcctaaaaatgaaaataataataagtaagtGACCGTGAACAGGCACTGCACTAAACTCTTCAGGTGAAGCATCTCACTGAGCACTCAAAACAACTATGTTCAAGTAGAAACTGTTAGCCCATTACACAGGTGAAGAAGCTGAGAATCAGGAAGTTAAGTGGCttacacaaggtcacacagcttagtGAATAACAGAAATGGCCTTCCCATTTAGGTCTGCGTGGCTTTAAGCACACACTCTTAACCATGCTGTCTCCAACAACGCTCACCTCAGCATTGTAGTTGCTAAGAGCATCACGTTGCCCAGCCACCGGctcactttcttccttttttaaccatttatttattcatctgccTATCTATTAGATGAACAAGTCCTACACCGCCAAGCCAGGCATGGGGGACCAAGCAATGAACAAGATGGGCACAGGCCCTTGACCTCGTAAATCCTGCCTTCTAAAAATCAGTAGATCAGCTTTGGGCAAGTTAAGCAGGCTTACTCATTTTTCTGGCTGAGTCAGAGGCTCTGAAACTTCTTAAATGTCATGGTCGCTTTCTGGAAGCCTAAAAGTCTAAACCTTTTAACGCAGAACTCCTAGTTTAACAGATTctgattttaatattataaaagcaTATTCTCagcctaaaattatttaaaaaaaaaaaaaaggaaaagaaagagattatTTCCCATTTACCTCCGCTCCTTTTAaacaaaaggaatttaaaaaccaTGTTGGTGGAACTACTAAGTAAACATGAATCTCAACCACACACATTTTCTAGTGTAAATTCAGTTTTGGTTcccctgtatttatttatttttcttggcttAAATGGTAAGactgatttctctttttaaaaaacaaaacaaaacaaaacaaaacaaaacttcattttacaatgaaaatgatCTATAAAACAGAGCACTATTGGGTTAATGACAGCTTATTTTCATATAGGTAGCCATCATCTAAGATGGGTGGGACGGGTGGAGGAAGTTACAACATTTTCCCTAGAGGACCCAAGACttggctgggagggcaggggtgaAGGCAGCAGTAGGGGTGGAATATGATGctcttaaacatatatatattttgtgccAGACACAGTGCTTAGCACTTTACATGCACAATATCTTTTAATCTTCACCACAATAGGTAGGTACTactattttcccatttttcaaatgaagaaactgagtctccaAGAGGTActttgcctaagatcacacagctattaaTCAGCAAACCTGAGATTCAAACCAAGTCTATACCTGCAGAGCTAAGGACTCATCTGACTAGTCCTGCCTTCTTCAGGTGGAAAAGAGAAGGCATTTGTTCTGTGCTCAAGATGGGTTTAGGGGCTTCCAAGACTCTTGGAACTCTTACTTATTAAAGCTTCACTCCATTTTTATAGCAAACATATTAAATGTACCCACATTATACGTTAAAGAAAACATATATGAAACTATATACAAGCTGATGTCTAAGTGACATAATGTTACATATTACAGATATGCCCTTAAATCCtcattaatttcactttttcattttattttcgtATTTTGGggctttgtttggtttttccttttttgggagtTTTGTTTAAATATTCTCTCAAGCCTTTGAAAAGCTCAGAGATTATAGGTACTTGTGCCTACATTCTCAGATGTGAAAGATGGCCCCAACTAAAGGGAAGGACACGTTGGGTTATGGTATAGACACCTCTAAAAGAAGGCACTGCCTCGTAAGGAAGCGACCTCTCCATCCAGGAAGGTGTGTGGGCCTACAGTGAATGCCCACTTGGTAATGATGTTGTAACGAGCATTGAAACCCAGGATGGGAGGGTGGGATCCCTGAAATGCCTTCTAGGTCTACAGTTAAAATATGACAATGGCATACAATAGACACCTAGTAGATTTGATTAGCTCACTATGTGGGTGATCATCTGTTTCCACCATATTTAATTTCCTTGCTAACTGCCCAAGAGCTGTTGGCTACCGATCACTAAAGAACCACCAAAGATTTAACCTTTAGAGAGCTGAGTATCTCTAATAGTAACTAATACTTGAGTGCTGTCTCTGGGCAGATGCTATGCTGAGTGCTTTACATACACGATCACATCAATCTTTACAACAATCTCCTAATGGACGCGCTGGAAATATCCTCATTGTAGAGGTAAGGAAATTGAGCCTTACACGAATTTGAGCACCTTAACTGAGTTCATAAAGCTAATCCCAAACGCTGACATTAGAGTCCATCCTGCCCGTCACTGAAGCACTTCACCACCATCTCATTCTGCCTCTGGAGCGTACTGATAATGACAGTAACTGACATGTACTGGGTCCATACCATGATCAGACACAGGGCTAAGCACTTTAGACACACTTTCTTATTGAAATTTCCTAAGGTGGGACTTAGGAGAGCTATGAGATGAGGGTTTGGAATTTACCTATTATTAAACTCGCTCTGCAGAATAAAAGACTGAGCTCTGGAGAGTTTAGGAGAGACCAGGTCTCTGACAGGGAACCCTGAAGATGAACCTCCCAGATCCTGTGACCTGGGGTCTGCTCTTTCAGCCCTATCCACCTCTTCCAGAGCGGCATGGAGACGTCCCTGCTGAATTACTCCAAGGACTTAGCTGCTCCTTCTGAGGTCAGACTCTGAGGACGATGTGGGACTTGATCCTAGTAAGAAAGGATTCTTGGTATTACCTAATTCAGATTACCCCAAACAAGACCTGGGGCCCATTCGTGACAAAGCATCACCAGTCCAGGAGTAAATCAGAAAACGATAAGGACAATGTAATGAGTTTTCCATTAGATTaaatttacttaatttaaaaGAGTAtccttttttccaaatgaactaattattattttgatttcttgaatatgtgtaagcacatttgactgtcctttattattggattaccgcattctgttgattcttattttgtagtttgcgttattcctttgataactatgtaagtttaaaaagctaaagatctaatctgctcttagaaacaataattagtacacatacgtaaactaaaaaaaagtacagtatattgtatatatgtatttacttgcactatggtgtgtgtgtgtggtcgaactgcaaaaaaaattcctagctatacattcttagaaaattctctgaatctgtttcttctACCGTAAAACAGGCTTATTAGTACCTAATTCATAGGGACTGCTGTgagaaataatgtatgtaaatatccttagcacaatgcctgatgTATAGCAAACATTCAATAATTGGTAACAATGATAATCAAAACGAATGattgtcaaattatttttttaataaataaattaaaaaatttaaatgtgcacATTTACCTGTCATTTATGATTGGATTATCACATTCTGTTGACTCTTATTTTacagttggctttattcctttgataactatgtaagtttaaaaagctaaagctctaatctgttcttagaaaccaTGATCAGTACataaatgtaaactaaaaaaatgtgcagtatactgtatatatgtatttacatgcaagataatgtatatgtgcaaactgtaataattctacctaataaaactaaaaaagaaaaaaataaactctataggggaaaaaaaaacagtgccCTTTTTCTAAAcgcagaaatttttcttttcttatttggcAAAATACACCAactatcaaaattatttttgcagGGTCGGGGATTATACTGGGTCACAAAATCCCAAAGTCTCTGAACCCATTCCTTGGACAGAAGAGGAAGCTGCTATCCAGAGACGTGAAAGACCTGGCCCAGGTCAGAGGGCTACGCGTGACCAATTCAGAATCCTAGCCCCGGGGCTCTTCTCCCAGCTCGAATTTAcctccaccacctccctcccctcaaacACTGTCTCGGGTGTGCAGAAACATTCGTGCCTCCACTCTTAAACTGTTTTCTCGCTTTTCCAATATTCAAAATTCTCTGAACTCAGACACCAACTAAAGGCTTCCTCCCACACCCCACGTGTTACCTAAGCCGTGTCCCTCGGTGGTGAACATCCTTGGTGAGGCTGTAGTGACGACGTTCCACCGAGGTCGAGCAGCGGTGACCTTGGCTAAAGTCAGAAAACAACCTAAGGACGAGGTTTCTCTGAGAGCACAGAGCTTGTTTCAGGGCATCAAAGGGGCAGCAGACAAAGTATGAAGCACAGCAAATGGAGACAAACACTGGCCCAAATTCCAAACCTACCTGAACACCTTCGTTGAGCACGTATGACTCCAAAAATGTTTGACCACGTGTTTTAGTCATCCTTGTCACAGTCTAGTTGTCCATGATAGAACTTATAGCCACACTAAAtgcttttcataaaatatttcataaaatccTTCAAAATGGCCTACAGGGTAGGTACGGCCATATTTTAGAGAGGAGGAGGTCACAGAATTTAAATCACTTGCGCAAGATTACACCAAGCTGGTAAGAAGGGTTTCAGATTCAAACTTAGCTCCATCAGTCACTAAGTACGTGCTCTGTAAATCTTACAACACACAAGCACACGCGCCACCCACTCCCCGCACATTTATGGTCCAGGGCTTCTCCGTCCTGGCTGCACATGGGGAGAATCACTGGGGAGGGACTTTGCACAATTCCAGCGCTCAGGCTCTACCTCCAGAAACGCTGACTTCTCTGGTTTGCGGGTAGAGCCCAAGCAACTGTAGGAGTTAAAAGTTTCCTCAGTGATTCTACCGACCAACCAGGTACTCGAATCACTGATCTAGGCCTTTCTCCATTCTATAGATCCTACctgtgattttcaaaacagatggAGGAAATTAGACATGGCTGGGCATTGCTGGTGGGGCCTGTTCAACATTCAGTCTTAGGGGCCGAACCCCAGGGTTGTAACTGGGGAGATAAGAGGTGAAACCAAGTAGTGTAGTTACGATGCTTCACAGGTGCATCTTATTGATAAGGAAGCTATGCAAAGGTCCACATACCTGGTCTGATGACCAACTCCAGGTTTGATTTTTGATCATTCAAGGGGCCTGGGAATTGGATCCGGCAGCAATAGGTCCCATGGTCGGCTAAAGTTACATTTTTTATGGTCAAGGTTACGTCTCCTTTGAGGAAATCTCTGTTTAGCAGGTATCTGCCGGATATCCGATATTTCACGTTCCTTCCATCAGTGTTGAGCACCATATTGTAACATCCAAACACCGggcagggccccttgccccagcACACAGGCACGGAGTTCTCAGGGGTGGCTGGAGAGTAGACGCAGGGCAGATCAGCGTTCTGTCCCACCTCAGCCACATACACCCCTTCCGGAGACCCTGGATAAAGAGGGAAGCAGAGCAAGACGCAGGCACGAGTGAGTTTGGTCCATTTCAGGAAAACTGCAAGTAATGCCTCATACAATAAAGAGGAAACCACTGCTGCTATCCTGTCTGGAGGATGACTCACCCTGGCAAGGATTCTCAGATGGGAGGGGTATCAGAATCAGCAGGAACCCTGGTTAAACCCAGACACTGGGCTCAACGGCTAGGGTTCCTGATTCAAGagttctggggtggggcccaagaatgtgtattcctaacaagctcccaggacGTGCTGCTATGGCTGGTCTCAGAACCGCACTTTGAGAACCAGCACCCCAGGAGAGACTGTGGCCCAGCCCCGTGAACATTGGAGGGCAACGCTGATGGAAATGGACAGTCAGAAAATGGGTCATTGTCAGGCAGGAAAAGAGctcgccctctctctctctttttcttttttccaagcaTGAGGCACATAATGAATAAAAACTTTTGGCTGAGTAAGAAGTTAGTGTAGGACTGTTTCGAGGTTTAAAATTAATTActctaaatatatacatatatatatatatataaacattcaaACAGTATAAAAAGTGTATGAAAactctgctccttctccctgccctttcccgCTTCCCAGCCCCCTTTCCCAGAGTCTATACACTTAGAAGCATTCATGTATTCGCACCGCCCCGCAACAcactcacagaaatagaagtcAAATACGCCCATGATTCTGCATCTTGCTTCCTTCAATTAACATGACTTAGAGACATTTTGTATCCCTATGTTTCACCAGCATTGCTGTTTGTATCATGGACACatcacaatttatttacccaCTACCCCGCtggtggacgtttaggttgcttccaaacTTCTGCTCTTGCACACGTTACCATGACCATCCTGGTATCTTTACCTTGCACTACCCAATCGCAAAAATCCGGACTTACTTGTAAGTTGTAGCAGCAAGAACAGGACACAGTCAAAGGAAAGATGTGAAAGCATGGGTTCTGAAGAAGAAAAGTCAAAGAACGGCTGTGTTCAGGTGCCGTTTTAATTCTCCAGTCGAACTGGGTGCTTCTTGCAACCGTCTCTCCTCCCCAACCACAGAAGCAGCAGCCACTCTCCCGCTCGCAGGCCCAGCACACCAGGTGTTTGACTGCAAACCACTCCCTTATTGACGCTGTCAAGTCTATGATTGCAGCGAAGAAAACCCCAGTCCTCTGTCATGCCATACCACACACATCCTGTGAGGGCTCTGATATTTATTCTGTCAGCATCAACAAAGAGGAAACAATACTCAGAGGAAGAAAAGTGCTAGTCAAGTGTCCCTTGGCAAGTAGAGTGAGCCCTCCCACGTCTCGGGTGAAAGAGAAGTCCTCTGTGTGAAATGGGCAGTGTTCATCGGGAACACAAGGTGGAAACATACCACCTGGGCGTTCATTCAGTCAAGTCAGCCAGTTGGTGAGTCATGTGACCAATGTTCatgaagcacctactatgtgtcagccCTGGAGTAGGCactggggagagcagggaggcCTGTTCCCCATCCTCACATCTGGGGGCCCTTTCACTCCAATCATGAGCTTAATGGTTAGCCTTGCTCTAACACAAACTGGGCTACGTCATGTAACCTTGTTAgatgtgttttctcatttataaaatgaggaaattgtGCTCAGGGACGTACACACAGCTCCCTGCTCTAATATTTCTGAATTTGACCTTCCCCTTCAAATTTCAAACTCTTCCACTCCACCTGCCAACTCTTCCACGTAGGCAAAATGCATTCCTTTCTGCAGTGCTGCTTTCCCCTTCTTGTGGGGGGAACGGAGGGGACCTCGCTATTCTCTTTCCTCTCACAGACACACGatgtcccctctcctcccatccaAAGGGCTTCAGGCATTAATCATCAGAAACTGTGGAGTTCCAGCCACACTCTCCATCACCGAGGTAAAATCTCAGACCCAGAGAGTCTCAGCCCGGGGAGAGTGACTTTTCTCTGGAAATCTCAAAAGCCAACGGTTATTTACAAAAGGGAAGTGAGCTCACAGACAGAATCATTTCTGAAAAACCTTAGAtcttcctctgtctttccttCCTGAATTTCCTTGTTACTCACTTTGAGCCAAACtaaatgcatttaatataaaTATCCAGTTCTTCCAGTGCGTATACTTCCGCAGCGTCACACAGTCACTCAAGAGATCATGCTCAATGTCTTCACTGtatagatagggaaactgagatcTGAAAAGATTCATTTGCCCCAAGGTACATGATTAATAATTTCAAATAAGACTGTGAGTCGCCTAAACTCCAGCTTTTTTCCACCATAAACTACGTTTCATGAAGTTCACATTTGCCCATATGTCTGGCCACATAACTAATGACAACCAGCAAATGCCCAAATTCAAGCATAAAGTAACGTGGATTAAACATGGGGTCAGAGGTCAGACTTCCTAACACCATGACCCCAGGCAACACTTTTAAAAGTTTCAGCCCTCAGATTTTGTGTtacagttttttgggttttttttcattttcctgttttgttttttattgctatCACTCTGTTTTCCATCCATCTCTAGAATTGCTACTGGGACCAGCTTTATAAAACATTAACAACTTATTAATTCACTGAAATCTAGACATGAAGGAGCCTAGAAATCTACTCTAAACCTCTTCTTTTTTCCCGTGTATAGAGGGCCATTTCTGAACATTTGCCTGttcatttaacttttatttatttattttctttaaaaaaatgtttagataGTACATCCAAATGGCTAAAATTTCAAGCAATATAAAAACTTATGTTAAGAAGCCTCGTTTCCACCCCTCGAAGTCCACCAGTTTCCCCCACCCACCTTATAGGTTCCTATTTTCATAAGTCTTTTGTGCATCCTCCCAATgcaaacacaagaaaatgaaacacaTATTCTTAGTCCCTCCTTTCTTAGACAAAGGAGCACATTATATACGCGTTTTGCACCttgcattttctatttattattttatataaaaattttctgACATATACAAAGGTAGAGAGAAGAGTACACACTCCCGGTACACAGATTCAAAAtcatcaaatttttattttaaaagaaaccccCGATGTCATGTTACTTCACCCTTGCACACTTTGGTGTGcacttcacttttaaaaaatggacactACTACACAACCACAATACCACTATCACACACGACAAAGTTAACAGTGATGTCTTAGCAGCACCTGATTCTTCAGTCCACAATCACATTCCCCTGATTATCTCAAAACTGTCCTTTGTAAATTGGTTTGTTTAAACCCAGCCTGAAACGAGCTCCCGATGTTGCACTTGGTTGTGATGCCACCGTAAGTCTCGTGTAGTCCAAGACAGTCTGCCCGCCTTTTCCACTGCCACTGACTGGTTGTGCAAGCCAGCTGTCCTGTGCACAGTTCCGCATTCCTTGTGGTGCCATCTACATGACTCCTCTTGTCTCTGTATTTCCTATAAATGAAACTTAGCTCTAGAGGTTTGGCTACATTCAGGTTCCACTTTTTGGCAAGAACACACGGCTGGTGCTATCCCATCAGAAATGTCTGGTTGCTCCACATCTAAAGATGCGTCTAAGACCCATCAGCTTGCACCTTCTTGTTTAACCTAACGTTCTATTCTGAGGATCTCGCCATTTCAGCTCGCACAGAACATCCTTGTTCTTTATGACGGCTACATAGTTCCCACTGGGTGAAAATAACAAAGTTATCGTTCCATTGAAAAGGACACTTCACGTCTCAGTCTATCTGTCAAGATGATTGTAAAAGACCCATCAATCCTGTGATTCTTTAATTATGTGCAATGGAAGTTTGTGCTTTtttgattatttctattttttattgaagtgtaggtgatttacagtgttagtttcaggtgtacagaatgattcagttatacatacacatacatacacata from Camelus bactrianus isolate YW-2024 breed Bactrian camel chromosome 3, ASM4877302v1, whole genome shotgun sequence includes the following:
- the HAVCR2 gene encoding hepatitis A virus cellular receptor 2 isoform X1, whose product is MLSHLSFDCVLFLLLQLTRSPEGVYVAEVGQNADLPCVYSPATPENSVPVCWGKGPCPVFGCYNMVLNTDGRNVKYRISGRYLLNRDFLKGDVTLTIKNVTLADHGTYCCRIQFPGPLNDQKSNLELVIRPAKVTAARPRWNVVTTASPRMFTTEGHGLETQTLETLRDKNQTEIPTLASELQDVSATTRTSLYIGAGVSAGLALILVAGVFILKWYSDSKKKLQNSSLITLANRPPLGLTNTVAERMRSEENIYVIEENVYEMEDPYEYCCDASSGQQP
- the HAVCR2 gene encoding hepatitis A virus cellular receptor 2 isoform X2, with product MLSHLSFDCVLFLLLQLTRSPEGVYVAEVGQNADLPCVYSPATPENSVPVCWGKGPCPVFGCYNMVLNTDGRNVKYRISGRYLLNRDFLKGDVTLTIKNVTLADHGTYCCRIQFPGPLNDQKSNLELVIRPETQTLETLRDKNQTEIPTLASELQDVSATTRTSLYIGAGVSAGLALILVAGVFILKWYSDSKKKLQNSSLITLANRPPLGLTNTVAERMRSEENIYVIEENVYEMEDPYEYCCDASSGQQP